A single Cottoperca gobio chromosome 5, fCotGob3.1, whole genome shotgun sequence DNA region contains:
- the megf6b gene encoding multiple epidermal growth factor-like domains protein 6 produces MFQRACCEAPLCSAANGVKDINGRPNVCIEREVTLVAQRQPCVQAFTRMVKVWKQGCVGQSWCMGYERRTAYYTAYRQVYRQDYQAVYKCCPGWSQLNGEAGCLYPVCSYGVCFNGGQCREGSTQLCDCPPGFNGPSCQYDVNECEETNGGCEALCCNTIGSFYCRCPPGQKLNEDGKSCHDIDECQVHNGGCQHRCVNTKGSYYCECHPGSRLHVDGRTCLAVRSCSISNGGCEHYCVQQSAAHFRCRCKPNYALAEDGKHCKRDNPCADQNGGCLHECRGDGGKAHCDCKAGYILAEDGKTCEDVDECETEEANCVHGCHNTLGSYACVCNAAYELGSDGKQCYRIEMEIVNSCEKNNGGCSHLCQHSTNGPVCSCNQGYRLDDDFKTCADVDECGEQSSCCEQDCTNYPGGYECYCSAGYRLNSDGCSCDDVDECLAANGGCDHTCQNSAGSFQCFCRRGFRLDEDRQSCIPLEDAIEALSSGGASELPLIRPLLTLMQDYNQPLERYDDYEDDDGELRAESNLAEKFVCLDDTFGNDCSLTCDDCFNGGKCNPWKNGCDCPDGWTGVVCNQTCPEGYFGKNCSFPCKCKNGASCDPVTGSCRCPPGVSGDLCQDGCPKGFYGKQCNKKCNCANNGRCHRTYGACLCDPGLYGRFCHLPCPRWTFGPGCSEECHCVQKNTLECHRRHGTCVCKSGYQGNTCKEECNPGTYGAACEAKCSCLPGVSCDHVTGKCQRKCPAGRHGESCDQDCPEGRFGTGCVHPCTCTGAPCDKVTGQCKCPAGTSGKHCENLCAEGFWGPGCTETCPRCENGGVCDKHNGSCNCPPGFMGRLCQNSCPSGRFGQGCQMKCVCENNALCDPGSGWCTCAPGWTGHNCRKACDAGHWGADCAETCDCRNGDGSCDAATGQCNCEAGYTGTQCHQKCPSGVFGLGCRHRCQCDNKALCDHVSGACTCQVGWTGTFCEKPCPQGFYGPDCQEKCSCLNGGSCDHVSGVCSCPAGWIGPFCNLTCPTGFYGEGCNQSCSCRNDGICHPASGQCVCTAGWTGPNCIEECPARFYGADCQQRCLCQNGATCNRTNGKCTCARGWTGTACELECVSGRFGADCQQRCECENGGQCDRQTGRCSCSSGWIGERCEKACEPGLFGAGCEERCQCVHGESCHRVTGECQCPPGWRGKLCDKACLPGMYGKGCMQRCSCAQGTSCHHVSGDCGCPPGFTGNGCEQTCLPGTFGQNCNRVCQCSQTNQLCHPVSGLCYCAPGFHGPKCDQICREGRYGPNCESECQCENAGRCVPTTGACECPGGFIGARCNITCPAGRYGLDCARAVLCGDGARSDPVTGRCECVPGRRGEDCGHGCPPGWFGADCVQRCNCSNGGVCDSVTGNCTCSLGWTGLHCDKECPAGRFGANCQLKCDCQNKGSCDRVTGTCQCGPGYYGHLCEHACPPRLHGPLCQLQCDCMNGASCHPASGQCICPPGSRGARCHRVCEQGTYGHGCAKLCDCEDDAPCDPVTGRCSCSSGRTGLRCDIDCRANHFGPDCAETCECDNGSQCDRRNGRCTCLHSWIGLSCQEGGPPRLTYGRSRGDSQHNNAL; encoded by the exons ATGTTAATGAGTGTGAGGAGACCAATGGAGGCTGCGAGGCTCTCTGCTGTAACACCATTGGAAGTTTCTACTGCAGGTGTCCTCCTGGACAGAAACTGAATGAAGATGGCAAAAGCTGTCATG ATATTGATGAGTGCCAGGTCCATAATGGAGGCTGCCAGCACAGATGTGTTAACACCAAGGGCTCCTACTACTGTGAATGCCACCCGGGCTCTCGCCTGCATGTGGACGGCCGCACCTGCCTCG cTGTTCGTTCGTGTTCCATCAGCAATGGAGGATGTGAGCACTACTGTGTGCAGCAGTCTGCAGCTCATTTCCGCTGTCGCTGCAAGCCAAATTACGCGCTGGCGGAGGACGGCAAGCATTGCAAACGTGA CAATCCCTGTGCAGATCAGAATGGAGGCTGTTTGCACGAGTGTCGGGGTGATGGTGGGAAAGCCCACTGTGACTGTAAAGCTGGTTACATCCTGGCTGAAGACGGGAAAACCTGCGAAG ATGTTGATGAGTGTGAGACGGAAGAGGCCAACTGTGTTCATGGCTGCCACAACACTCTGGGCTCTTACGCCTGTGTGTGTAACGCTGCCTACGAGCTGGGATCTGATGGAAAACAGTGTTACC GAATCGAGATGGAGATCGTAAACAGCTGTGAGAAAAACAACGGAGGCTGTTCGCACCTCTGCCAGCATTCAACCAACGGGCCTGTCTGCTCCTGTAACCAAGGTTACAGACTTGATGACGACTTCAAAACCTGTGCTG ACGTCGACGAGTGCGGAGAGCAGAGCTCCTGCTGTGAGCAGGACTGCACCAACTACCCCGGGGGTTATGAATGTTACTGCTCAGCAGGATATAGACTCAACTCAGACGGATGTAGCTGCGATG ATGTAGACGAGTGTCTGGCTGCTAATGGCGGTTGCGATCACACATGCCAGAACAGCGCGGGCTCCTTTCAGTGTTTCTGCCGCCGGGGTTTCCGTCTGGACGAGGACCGGCAGTCCTGCATCC CACTAGAAGATGCAATCGAGGCTCTGTCCAGCGGAGGTGCCAGTGAGTTGCCTCTTATTCGCCCCCTGCTCACCTTGATGCAGGACTACAACCAACCCCTGGAGCGCTATGACGACTATGAAGACGACGATGGGGAGCTGCGGGCTGAGAGTAACCTGGCAGAGAAATTTG TGTGTTTGGATGACACTTTCGGCAATGACTGCAGTTTAACATGTGACGACTGTTTTAACGGAGGGAAATGTAATCCATGGAAAAATGGCTGCGACTGCCCCGACGGATGGACAGGCGTCGTCTGCAACCaga CATGCCCTGAAGGATATTTTGGTAAAAACTGCTCCTTCCCCTGTAAGTGTAAAAATGGTGCCAGCTGTGATCCGGTCACTGGGAGCTGCCGCTGTCCGCCCGGGGTCAGTGGAGACTTGTGCCAGGATG GCTGTCCTAAGGGCTTCTATGGGAAGCAGTGCAATAAAAAGTGTAATTGTGCTAATAACGGGCGCTGCCATCGGACCTACGGAGCCTGTCTGTGTGATCCTGGACTCTACGGACGCTTCTGCCACCTGC CTTGTCCCAGGTGGACCTTCGGCCCCGGCTGCTCGGAGGAGTGTCACTGTGTCCAGAAGAACACACTGGAGTGTCACCGTCGCCATGGCACCTGTGTCTGTAAATCTGGTTACCAGGGAAACACCTGCAAGGAAG AATGCAACCCAGGAACCTACGGGGCCGCCTGTGAGGCGAAGTGCTCCTGTCTGCCAGGAGTGTCATGTGATCACGTGACTGGAAAATGCCAACGTAAATGCCCTGCTGGTCGTCATGGAGAGAGCTGTGATCAGG ACTGTCCAGAGGGACGGTTTGGAACAGGCTGCGTACATCCTTGTACCTGCACCGGCGCCCCATGTGACAAAGTGACGGGACAATGCAAGTGTCCGGCCGGGACGTCAGGAAAGCACTGTGAAAACT TGTGTGCGGAGGGTTTCTGGGGTCCAGGCTGCACAGAAACCTGCCCACGTTGTGAGAATGGAGGCGTGTGTGACAAACACAACGGGTCATGTAACTGTCCTCCGGGCTTCATGGGCAGACTTTGCCAAAACT CCTGTCCCAGTGGACGCTTCGGTCAAGGATGccaaatgaagtgtgtgtgcgagaaCAATGCTCTCTGTGATCCGGGGAGTGGGTGGTGTACCTGCGCTCCTGGCTGGACAGGACACAACTGCAGGAAAG CCTGTGATGCAGGGCACTGGGGCGCAGACTGTGCGGAAACATGTGACTGTAGAAACGGAGACGGCAGCTGTGACGCTGCAACGGGCCAGTGCAACTGTGAGGCCGGATACACTGGGACACAGTGCCACCAGA AGTGCCCGTCAGGTGTGTTTGGTCTCGGTTGTCGTCACCGGTGTCAGTGTGACAACAAGGCGTTGTGCGACCATGTGAGTGGAGCTTGTACGTGCCAGGTGGGATGGACTGGAACCTTCTGTGAAAAGC cgtGTCCTCAGGGCTTCTACGGACCGGACTGTCAGGAGAAATGTTCGTGTCTAAACGGCGGGAGCTGTGACCACGTCAGCGGAGTTTGTTCCTGTCCTGCTGGCTGGATCGGTCCGTTCTGCAACCTGA CGTGCCCAACTGGTTTCTATGGGGAAGGATGTAACCAAAGCTGTAGCTGCCGTAACGACGGCATCTGCCACCCGGCCAgtgggcagtgtgtgtgcacggccGGCTGGACCGGACCCAACTGCATAGAAG AATGCCCTGCAAGGTTTTATGGCGCGGACTGTCAGCAGCGCTGCTTGTGTCAGAATGGAGCCACCTGTAACAGGACCAACGGAAAATGTACGTGTGCTCGTGGATGGACGGGCACTGCCTGTGAACTGG AGTGTGTGTCGGGCCGGTTCGGGGCGGACTGCCAGCAGCGGTGTGAATGTGAGAACGGCGGCCAGTGTGACAGACAGACCGGACGGTGCAGCTGCAGCTCCGGCTGGATCGGAGAGCGCTGTGAGAAAG CATGTGAACCAGGGCTGTTTGGTGCCGGCTGTGAGGAAAGATGTCAGTGTGTGCACGGGGAGTCATGTCACCGCGTCACTGGAGAGTGTCAGTGTCCACCAGGCTGGAGAGGAAAACTCTGTGACAAAG CATGCTTGCCGGGTATGTACGGAAAGGGTTGCATGCAGCGCTGCAGCTGTGCTCAGGGCACATCCTGCCATCATGTCTCTGGAGACTGCGGCTGTCCTCCTGGATTCACGGGAAACGGCTGTGAGCAGA ctTGTCTTCCAGGAACATTCGGACAGAACTGTAACCGGGTTTGTCAGTGCTCGCAGACGAACCAGCTCTGCCACCCGGTGTCTGGTTTGTGTTACTGCGCTCCAGGTTTCCATGGGCCCAAATGTGACCAAA tttgtaGAGAGGGTCGCTATGGTCCAAACTGTGAAAGCGAGTGCCAGTGTGAAAACGCAGGGAGGTGCGTCCCCACTACTGGAGCCTGTGAATGTCCAGGAGGATTTATAGGAGCACGCTGCAACATCA CGTGTCCAGCGGGGCGTTACGGACTGGACTGTGCTCGGGCGGTGCTGTGTGGAGACGGAGCCCGGAGTGACCCGGTCACCGGTCGCTGTGAGTGCGTCCCCGGACGAAGAGGAGAGGACTGTGGACACG GCTGCCCTCCAGGCTGGTTTGGGGCGGACTGTGTCCAACGATGTAACTGCAGCAATGGCGGagtgtgtgactctgtgaccGGCAACTGTACGTGCAGCCTGGGCTGGACTGGTTTACACTGCGATAAAG AATGTCCTGCGGGCAGATTTGGTGCCAACTGCCAGCTGAAATGTGACTGTCAAAATAAAGGCTCATGTGACAGAGTGACAGGGACGTGTCAGTGTGGTCCAGGCTACTATGGACATCTGTGTGAACATG CCTGTCCTCCTCGTCTCCACGGCCCGCTGTGCCAGCTGCAGTGCGACTGTATGAACGGAGCCTCCTGTCACCCAGCGTCGGGCCAGTGCATCTGTCCTCCAGGGTCTCGCGGAGCTCGCTGTCACAGAG tgtGTGAGCAGGGTACCTACGGTCACGGCTGTGCCAAGCTGTGCGACTGTGAAGACGACGCTCCGTGTGATCCTGTGACAGGAAGATGCTCCTGCTCCTCCGGGAGGACTGGACTCAGATGTGACATCG actgcagagcGAATCACTTCGGGCCCGACTGTGCAGAGACCTGCGAGTGTGACAACGGCTCGCAGTGCGACCGACGCAACGGCCGCTGCACCTGCCTGCACAGCTGGATCGGACTCTCCTGTCAAGAAG GTGGACCTCCACGCCTCACCTACGGCAGAAGCAGAGGAGACTCGCAGCACAACAACGCGTTATAG